In Halarsenatibacter silvermanii, the following are encoded in one genomic region:
- a CDS encoding 2-isopropylmalate synthase, whose translation MTVKFFDTTLRDGEQSPGVNLNIKDKLRIAEQLAALNVDVIEAGFPISSEGDFRAVNKIAEEVSGPIIAGLARTKKEDIDRAWEAIKPASRPRIHTFIATSQIHMEHKLRKSPEEVLEESVRAVERAKSYTDDVEFSAEDAVRSDRDFLCELFEAVIEAGATTVNIPDTVGYSVPHEFGGLVAYIRENVSNISEADMSIHCHDDLGLGVANSLAAVEEGAVQIECAVNGIGERAGNAALEEIALALHTRRDYYDKDHSLNLQEVHRTSRLVSNLTGMEVQPNKAVVGENAFAHEAGIHQDGVLKERTTYEIMDAETIGLEENKIVMGKHSGRSAFRQKLSELGYDLDDEKLNDAFLRFKELTDRKKEITNLDLEAIVEGQLVQREQILELKKLQVTTGMGISTTTVHMEYRGEKVLESACSEGGPIDATYEAINKVSGHDCRLLLFKIDAITGGKDALGHVTVKLTKSGIDEREEDVYLGRGVSTDIVNASAIAYINATNRILTEQEREGSS comes from the coding sequence ATGACTGTAAAATTTTTCGATACCACTCTCCGCGATGGCGAGCAGTCTCCGGGAGTTAATCTCAATATTAAGGATAAGCTTAGGATAGCCGAGCAGCTGGCTGCTTTGAATGTAGACGTTATAGAAGCCGGCTTTCCCATTTCTTCTGAAGGAGATTTTCGTGCTGTTAATAAAATAGCTGAGGAAGTCTCGGGCCCGATAATAGCCGGATTGGCCCGGACTAAAAAGGAGGATATCGATAGAGCCTGGGAGGCGATAAAGCCTGCTTCCAGGCCCAGAATTCATACCTTCATCGCTACCTCTCAGATCCATATGGAACATAAACTGCGCAAATCACCGGAAGAGGTGCTGGAAGAATCCGTCAGAGCTGTAGAAAGAGCAAAAAGTTATACTGACGATGTGGAGTTTTCAGCTGAAGATGCAGTCCGCAGCGACAGGGATTTTCTCTGTGAGCTTTTTGAAGCAGTTATCGAAGCGGGAGCTACCACAGTCAACATACCCGATACTGTCGGTTATTCTGTCCCCCATGAATTTGGAGGGCTGGTAGCGTATATACGCGAAAACGTCAGTAATATTTCCGAGGCAGATATGAGCATTCACTGCCATGATGATCTGGGGCTGGGAGTTGCCAACTCTCTGGCTGCCGTGGAAGAAGGAGCTGTTCAGATTGAATGTGCGGTTAATGGTATTGGTGAGCGGGCTGGCAATGCTGCCCTGGAGGAGATTGCTTTAGCTCTTCATACCCGCAGGGATTATTACGATAAAGATCATTCCTTAAATCTGCAGGAGGTTCACCGTACAAGCCGTCTGGTCAGCAATTTAACCGGCATGGAAGTTCAGCCCAATAAAGCTGTTGTCGGCGAAAATGCCTTTGCTCATGAAGCAGGAATTCACCAGGATGGAGTCTTAAAAGAACGTACCACCTATGAAATAATGGATGCAGAAACGATCGGTCTGGAAGAGAATAAAATCGTTATGGGCAAGCATTCAGGCCGCAGCGCTTTCAGGCAAAAGCTTTCTGAGCTGGGTTATGATCTTGACGATGAAAAGCTGAATGATGCCTTTTTGAGGTTTAAAGAGCTGACCGACAGAAAGAAAGAGATTACCAATCTCGATCTTGAAGCTATAGTTGAAGGTCAGCTGGTTCAGCGCGAGCAGATTCTCGAGCTTAAAAAGCTCCAGGTTACTACCGGAATGGGTATTTCTACCACTACGGTCCATATGGAATACAGAGGCGAAAAGGTGCTGGAATCGGCCTGTTCTGAAGGGGGGCCGATAGATGCCACCTATGAAGCGATAAATAAAGTTTCCGGACATGATTGCCGCCTTTTGCTTTTCAAAATAGATGCCATCACCGGCGGCAAAGACGCCCTGGGACATGTTACTGTCAAGCTGACCAAAAGCGGCATAGACGAGAGAGAGGAGGATGTTTATCTGGGCCGGGGAGTCAGCACTGACATCGTCAACGCCAGTGCGATCGCCTATATAAACGCTACCAACAGAATTCTTACAGAGCAGGAAAGAGAAGGGAGCTCATAA
- the leuC gene encoding 3-isopropylmalate dehydratase large subunit: MSMTMVEKILADHAGRSQVEPGDIVEAEVDLVLGNDITTPVAIDEFVKIGVDQVFDRSKIALVPDHFAPNKDIQSAEQCKRLRDFADKYEIENYFEVGEMGIEHCLLPEKGLVLPGQIVIGADSHTCTYGAFGALGTGIGSTDMAAAMAAGETWFKVPPTIKINYQGELDEWVEAKDLILYTIGDLGVDGALYKALEFTGEVIESLSMAGRMTVSNMAIEAGAKCGLIAPDSTTENYLAGRTEADYECFYSDENADYEREINYDVGEIEPQVAFPHLPENTRNISDIDNIAIDQVVIGSCTNGRLEDLRTAAGILEDKVKSNGVRLVIFPGTQEIYRQAVKEGIIETLVAAGAAVSTPTCGPCLGGHMGVLAEGERAVSTTNRNFVGRMGHPESGVYLTGAAAAAASAVAGRIASPEEVM, translated from the coding sequence ATGTCGATGACAATGGTGGAAAAAATTCTCGCCGATCATGCCGGTCGCAGTCAGGTCGAGCCCGGAGATATAGTAGAAGCCGAAGTTGATCTGGTCCTCGGCAACGATATAACCACTCCGGTGGCTATTGATGAATTTGTAAAGATAGGAGTTGATCAAGTTTTCGATCGCAGCAAGATTGCCCTCGTACCTGATCATTTTGCTCCCAATAAGGATATTCAAAGCGCCGAACAATGCAAGAGGCTGAGGGATTTCGCCGATAAATATGAAATAGAGAATTATTTTGAAGTTGGAGAGATGGGCATAGAGCATTGCTTATTGCCCGAAAAGGGACTGGTGCTGCCCGGTCAGATTGTCATCGGAGCTGATTCCCACACCTGCACCTACGGGGCTTTTGGAGCTTTAGGTACCGGGATTGGCAGTACAGATATGGCTGCTGCTATGGCGGCCGGCGAGACCTGGTTTAAGGTTCCTCCAACGATTAAGATCAATTATCAGGGAGAACTGGATGAGTGGGTCGAGGCCAAGGATTTGATTTTATACACTATAGGCGATTTAGGAGTTGATGGAGCTTTATATAAAGCCCTGGAATTCACAGGCGAAGTTATAGAATCGCTGTCGATGGCCGGCAGGATGACTGTATCCAATATGGCCATAGAAGCTGGAGCAAAATGCGGACTTATAGCTCCTGACAGCACAACCGAAAATTATCTTGCCGGCAGAACTGAAGCTGATTACGAATGTTTTTACAGCGATGAGAATGCCGATTATGAGCGGGAAATAAATTATGATGTGGGGGAAATAGAACCTCAGGTGGCCTTTCCTCATCTACCTGAAAACACCAGAAATATTAGTGATATAGATAATATTGCTATTGATCAGGTGGTCATAGGATCCTGTACCAATGGCAGGCTGGAAGATCTCAGAACAGCTGCCGGTATACTGGAGGATAAAGTTAAATCTAATGGGGTCAGGTTAGTTATTTTTCCAGGCACTCAGGAGATCTACCGCCAGGCAGTAAAAGAAGGAATAATCGAAACACTGGTTGCTGCTGGAGCCGCGGTGAGCACTCCCACCTGCGGGCCCTGCCTGGGTGGTCACATGGGAGTTCTGGCAGAAGGTGAAAGAGCTGTTTCTACTACCAATCGAAACTTTGTGGGCAGAATGGGCCATCCTGAAAGCGGGGTTTATCTGACCGGTGCGGCAGCAGCAGCAGCATCAGCTGTGGCCGGCAGAATAGCTTCCCCCGAGGAGGTCATGTAA